The Clarias gariepinus isolate MV-2021 ecotype Netherlands chromosome 20, CGAR_prim_01v2, whole genome shotgun sequence genome includes the window TTTTAATGGGCCGGGAGTCTTAATCAATtgcattacaataaaaatatattgttgacCATTGgtcttaaaagaaaatttattgatattaaatatcctgataaaatgtgaaaaaagatgAACTTTTCCAGTAATGCagaaattatactgtatatataaagtcACTTTTTCATTATATCAGTGTTGATGGCAACATTGATTacctttaaacatattaaaatgtGGAGTATTGGTTAGcaatgtggccttgcacctccagggtcaaaggTTCGATTaccacctctggtctgtgtacGTGGAGCATGTTTTTtccgtgcatggtgggtttcctccaggtttacGCCCAAAATATGCATGTtcggctaattgccattcccaaattgcccgtttgtgtgaatgtgtgtgtgtgtgctctgcgatggttttacaccccatccagggtgtaccccgtctcgtgccctaagtctcctgggttggctccaggccccccgcgaacctgaatacaggacaaagcgttttagacaatgagtgaataatctcataaatgaataattaataaaatttagaaGCCTTTAGCAATTTGATAAAAATTAATACTCATTCATTCCCTggatataaaaatgtgtaatttgAGTATCAAGTACTTCTATTCATCAGCAGTTCAACTGTGCAGTTGTCTTTGTGTAGTCTTTGTGTTCAGCATAAAGAGGCCCCTGAATTTATAATAATTGCAATCTATCGCTTGCATATCAGTTTCACCTAACATAACTCTCAATATCAGTCTAATCAAGCCCCTTAGCAGCAGGTGAACatgtatattaaagaaaaactcTATTTAAGTTGATGGGGTACTGGCAAAAAACAGAATTCTTCTCTGTAATAGAGGTATTAATTTTCCTTTACAGCCCCCTACTTGTTTAGCTTTCTGAGGTAGGAGGAAAACAGAGCACTGAGAGAAAATGGGGTATTAGCAGCTGGATGAGATTAAACTAAATTCTACTATTAAATACCTACTAGTGCAATAACACCTGATACTATTCAGTAGATCTAGTAAACTGGAATCGTTACATAATAACTTAAAGTAACAATACTAATTCAGTTAGGATTTACTCCATTAATTGCATTAAACATCTGTTGcctataaaaagttaaaaaatctgacatacagtactgagcaaaagtcttgagccactcctgATTTCATTATATTCAATTAAACAAtctagattaaaaaataaatgaataataatactaataataataataaagcaggtgcctaaaaataaatttgaaaattgtttgtttatgtaacaacctcagcagcaacctcatttcccctctcgtctgttccagcgactcacttagcattcagcatcaccagtattcTAATCATATACTAATACTAGATAtaatctgcacctgtttctggTCCATGCCTtaattgagatgttttttatgcatgAATGCTTCACAGGTCCCTCCCTTGAAACTGGTTGGGTACAGGGACTAGAAACTGAAATTGAGAGGCAAAAACAACATTTCAGGAAACCTGGAGAACCATTCCTCAACagcacattaaaaatataaaaaagtttaagtttcggttaatcagtttttttttagatccaGTACATTGGTGGTTTTTATCTGattgtaaatttaaaaacacaagatTTTAATCTAGTGCATTACtccattaaatgctttaaatatacGATAAACGCTTTGTTAATGAGAGCGTGAACTGTACAGTgaactgtaaaaatgttttctggTATTTCTGGCCACAGTATCACAGACCTACCAGGCAATAACCTGTTCAACTTTCTACAGTCTTGTTAGATTTTGAtcaatatatcaatatataacatattattTTCTCCACTTACATTAGATCATGGCGTTTAGaggatgcccttatccagagcgacttacatttttatctctttatacatctgagcagttgagagctAGGGGtgttgctcaagggcccatcagtggcaacttggtggtgctggggtttgaacctgggaccttcttaTCACTAGTCCAGTACCTTTACCTATGAGCTGGCACGTTGAACAATGGGACAAAAATTaaagaggaaataaataaatggatttatTTGGACCTTTGTCAGTTTGTCCCTTATGAGGTGGAAGTGGTAAGGAAAATCTCTCTGAGCTGACGTGAAGAAGAAACCTTTAAAGAAACCAGACCCAAAAGGAAAccaatcctcatttgggtgatagtacaaccataaataaatcccttccataaaaatcaaaagataaacagacctgaacagatttttaaaaagtcaatttATCTGCTTTATGCTGCCAGTCAAAGCCTGCATGGAGCCATGAGATTCGTTTTAGACATTATGGACCAGCCTGGACCAATATCTGTGCTTTTGATCACCACCTCTAGATTTTAATACCACGTAGGAAATTATTAATCATCCGCAAATACCCACTGCCTCTAGCCTTTTAACCTGAGAGGATGACATTTACAAATATCCTGATTCAAGTTTGTGGAAAAAAGGTGAGCATTTGATTATTAAAGTCATTTTTGCATAATTATCTCAGACCATGAAGATCCGTACAGTGatagtttttactttttcttttataaactcTGGAGTTTTGAGGTAATGAGTAACACATGACACATGACTAAGCAAATGTCAAAccactgagagacagagagagaaaaagagagagattctAAGTAAAGCTgtgctttttcttctttataagcgataataatttttctttacaatACAGAACcacataaaatgtttatacattttgttttattttatacagcatCTTCAAGGcttgcataaaaaataaatacatctggAAAATTTTTCATCCACCAGTAGAgacacacttttgttttttcggCTGCTTCTCTACGTCTTCTTTGCCAGAAGCTCACAGCTCACCTTTAATTCGTTCTCCAACAACCAGAGAAGAGAAAATCAATCCTTATAATCTTATGCTATTGGTTCGTTTTCTAACCGACTTATGATTCCAGTGCTTCCtttctaatttaatattaagaaaGAATTACAGGACATCCAgaatccagaaaaaaaatgtcactttaaggTTCTAGAAGGATTTTTTCCAGGGTGAACAAAGGATCTTATGGAAAGCCCGTCTGAAGTCCTGGTTGAAGATGGTGTAGATGACTGGGTTAAGCGAGCTGTTGCAGTAACCGATCCAGAAGAAGAACTTGAAGAGGAGGTCGGGGATGTGGCACGCCTGGCGGCACACGCCATATAAGCTGTAGCTGAAGAAGAAAGGGAACCAGCAGAGCACAAAGACACCCATCACCACCGCCAGCACAAAAGTGAAGCGCTTTTCACGCACCTGCGATGCTCTTCTTCTCCTCACGCTGCTTCCGCCGCCGCTGCTCTTCCTCCGTCCGCTCGACATCCTCCGAGACGAGAACAGATCCTGCGTCTTGCTGCTGGCACGGGACGCCCGTCTACTGGTCTCTGATGCCAGCGATGCCAAAGACGACCCACGTTTCGAACCTTCGCCGTGGCTTCTACTTGGCGTTGTATCTTTTTCCTTCCAGCTTTTGGCCTCCAAAGTCGAAGTGGGGTCTGGTTCTGCCTGGATCGAAGGCCGCGGCTCGGCGGTTACGCAGGTCACCTCCGAGCAGTGCCCGTTCTCACGTTCTCCATTCATTCTCACCACTGACGTTGCGATGCTGACGCCGTTCTCCGTGTCCAGGCTGGGCTTCTTCTCCGAACAGGTCCTTGTTCTCGTCTTGGCCACCCTGTAAATGCGGATGTAGACGAGGACCATGATGACGCACGGAACGAAGAAGGATGCCGAACTGGAGGCTAAAATGTACCACGTGTCGTCGTTGAGCTGGCACTGCGGCAGATGCCCCGTGCCCTCGGCCAAGCCGTCGTCCATCATGGTGAAGAGCGGCGGCGAGGATATGAGGGCGGAGATGAGCCACACTACCAGGATGGCCGCCTTGATGCGGCGGGGCGTGCGCTTCAGGTTGTACTGGACGGCGCTCGTGACGGACCAGTAGCGGTCCAGGCTGATGGCGCAGAGGTGCCCGATGGAGGCGGTGCAGAAGAGCACGTCCAGCGCCAGGTAGGCGCCGCACCAAGCGCGGCCGAAGTGC containing:
- the LOC128508698 gene encoding alpha-2 adrenergic receptor-like — its product is MEAPGGTDAPAVSYPPSSANSSWESGARYSRTAAVGLAALVAFLIVFTVVGNALVMLAVLTSRALRAPQNLFLVSLAAADILVAALVMPFSLANELMGYWHFGRAWCGAYLALDVLFCTASIGHLCAISLDRYWSVTSAVQYNLKRTPRRIKAAILVVWLISALISSPPLFTMMDDGLAEGTGHLPQCQLNDDTWYILASSSASFFVPCVIMVLVYIRIYRVAKTRTRTCSEKKPSLDTENGVSIATSVVRMNGERENGHCSEVTCVTAEPRPSIQAEPDPTSTLEAKSWKEKDTTPSRSHGEGSKRGSSLASLASETSRRASRASSKTQDLFSSRRMSSGRRKSSGGGSSVRRRRASQVREKRFTFVLAVVMGVFVLCWFPFFFSYSLYGVCRQACHIPDLLFKFFFWIGYCNSSLNPVIYTIFNQDFRRAFHKILCSPWKKSF